In the genome of Clostridiales bacterium, one region contains:
- a CDS encoding RNA polymerase sigma factor — MINKHLTRLRQGDNFALTDIYNLTKNAVFSICYSYMRNYQTAQDLMQDTYVNIIKHILKFKDGYNGRAWIHTIAKNLCLNELKKRKRETCVDFSLREDLAGGYEQALPDESGIIGLACKVLSDNELKIVMMHTIGGIKLKEIAQILQSPQGTVRWQYNNALNKLRKNLASIGELK, encoded by the coding sequence ATGATTAACAAACATCTGACAAGGTTAAGGCAGGGTGACAACTTTGCCTTGACGGATATTTACAATCTTACCAAGAACGCCGTTTTTTCCATATGTTACTCATATATGAGAAATTATCAAACAGCGCAAGATTTAATGCAGGATACCTATGTAAATATAATTAAACATATTTTAAAATTCAAAGACGGCTACAACGGCAGGGCTTGGATACATACGATAGCCAAAAACCTTTGCCTTAACGAACTCAAAAAAAGAAAAAGGGAAACTTGCGTTGATTTTAGCTTACGGGAAGATCTGGCGGGCGGTTACGAGCAGGCGCTGCCAGACGAGAGCGGGATTATTGGTTTGGCTTGCAAGGTTTTGAGCGATAACGAGCTAAAAATCGTAATGATGCATACCATAGGCGGCATCAAACTAAAAGAAATCGCCCAAATATTGCAAAGCCCGCAAGGCACGGTAAGATGGCAGTATAACAACGCGCTAAATAAACTAAGAAAAAACTTGGCTTCAATCGGTGAATTAAAATGA